The genomic region CACCGAGAATATACTCATGGCGGCAACACTAGCGGAAGGAACAACCGTTATTGAAAATGCCGCTCGAGAGCCAGAAGTTGTGGCGCTAGCGGAATATCTCAAATCTATGGGAGCAAAGATTCAAGGGGCAGGGTCTCATCAGATCATTGTTGAAGGTGTAGATAAACTCACGCCGTCCACCTGTGGGGTGATTCCTGACAGGATTGAGATTGGGACTTATATGGTGGCTGCCGGTATAACCGGTGGACATCTCATTTTGAGTCCTTGCATTATTGAGCATGTAGAAGCTATCGTTAATAAATTAAAGCTTGCTGGCTTAAAAATCGAAGAGCGAAATAATGGTCTGGAAGTGTGGGGACCGGAATCGATCAAAAGTGTTGATGTCAAGACCTGGCCCTTTCCGGGATTTCCAACCGATATGCAGGCTCAATTCATGGCTTTGATGACCCTTGGATCCGGCGTTAGTGTGATAACAGAGCAGATTTTCGAGAACAGATTTATGCATGTGCCTGAACTTAACCGCATGGGTGCCAAGATAAGGCTTGAGGGACGTAGTGCCATTGTTCAGGGAGTTAAGAAACTTACAGGAGCACCGGTTATGGCGACAGATTTGCGAGCTTCGGCATCCCTTGTTCTTGCAGGGCTTGCCGCTAATGGCAGGACGGAAGTTAGTCGAGTCTATCATCTTGATCGAGGATACGAAAAACTTGATCAAAAGCTTGAAGCTGTGGGAGCGCGTATCAAACGCGTTAAAACGTAGTTTAAGAAATCTTTCCCCTGGTGGTGCTCTAGGGTTTTCTTTTGTTCTAGGTCTCTACCTTACCGACATAATACCCCTTTTTACGATTTTTCTAATTGCCTTATTGTGCCTTGCCTTCTGGGCGATAATCCGCTTTAGACAATATAAATTGGAATTTTTCGTCATATGTCTGATTATATTTAGTTTCATTGCTGGAATAGGGTATCGGTATCTTCAGACTCAGATGGCCGAGAAAGATGTTGAGAATTTTAAAGAGTTCATGCAAGTTCTTGGATTTCCTAATCAAGTTCGGTGGGAAGGCTCTATTGATAGTTTCATTGAAAAATATCCCGATAAAATACGCTTCGTTGCTAGAGTAGAAAAAATCCTGGATGGAAACGAGGCCAGCAAATTCCTTGAAGATGGAATATTCAAACCGAAGCTTTACGTTTTTGTGAAAAATCCGGATAGACGCTGGAAATACGGTGAAAAGTTTATTGCGGTAAGCTCTATACAGGAGTCGAAAAATTTCAGAAATCCAACTCCACCATCTCATCAGGATTTTCAAAAGATAAAGTTCTGGAAGGGCATTTACGGTGTATCTTTCATAGATGGGAAGGAAATTATCACTCTGAATGACGAATATAGGTCACTTTATGTTCGTTTCCTGCAAT from Thermodesulforhabdaceae bacterium harbors:
- the murA gene encoding UDP-N-acetylglucosamine 1-carboxyvinyltransferase, whose translation is MDKLVIEGGKSLEGTVPISGAKNAVLPLMASTILAPGVHRFENVPRLRDVKTMMSLLEFMGAETSLDDSGNLLIDSSRLNNLEAPYDLVKTMRASVLVLGPLVARYGRARVSLPGGCAIGARPIDLHIKALELMGADINIEHGYVIAVAERLRGTVFTFDQVTVTGTENILMAATLAEGTTVIENAAREPEVVALAEYLKSMGAKIQGAGSHQIIVEGVDKLTPSTCGVIPDRIEIGTYMVAAGITGGHLILSPCIIEHVEAIVNKLKLAGLKIEERNNGLEVWGPESIKSVDVKTWPFPGFPTDMQAQFMALMTLGSGVSVITEQIFENRFMHVPELNRMGAKIRLEGRSAIVQGVKKLTGAPVMATDLRASASLVLAGLAANGRTEVSRVYHLDRGYEKLDQKLEAVGARIKRVKT